GGCCAGACACTTCTCAGCAGCCTTCTTGCAAAAGGGCTCTCCTTAATAGCCTATGAAACTGTTATAAGtatatttcagttttttttcctgCATTATTGGTGTGCCTGGGATCTAAACCCAAGCCTGCCATGCATGCCCCCTCAGCATGCCTACTATTCAGCGTGTGTTAGGAGGTTCTTTGACATACTCCTATTTGCATCAAGTTTGGATATCTCATATCCAAGTTTAGCTGTTTGTATATGAGATCTCAATTGTTTTAAGAGTCTCATAGTTTGTTTGGTTGTACATATTGCATTGGCGGTGTTGTAGTAGCATCATACAGGAATTAAAAGGGGCGATGGTGTACCAAAGAGTTTACAGCTTGTAtccaaaatatagaataagtaCTATTCTTTGTGTAATTAACTCTTGTAACCTTTCTATGTTGTACGGAATATATTGGTTTGGTGTGTAGTGTGATTTAACAGTTTCCTTCTGACTGAACAAATGTGGCTGATCCTATACGGCGAGGTGATATTAGGTACTACTAGTATTGTATGTGCTCCCTGATGTTGGGAAGTTACCTTATTGATGCTCACTGTGTTGTCCAGTACTCCAGTTTCAATATACATTCTTCTATGTGATACTTGTCTAGGGATGTGCATCCATCCTTTTCCATGGTGCAATATAATAGTATGAGCTGCATTTGATTAAGCCCAACGATTATTAAAATGGATTATTTgctcttcaattttttttaaaaaaatgtatgttaaaaataataaacttTCTTCTACTAGTATATTATATGAACCACTTgtctttcaaaataaaaaaaaagaaccccaCTTGTCTTAAGCtatttgttaattttatttattaaaatatttaatttattcttaTAATCAAGTACTCCTAAATAATCTGTGACAATAATCTACCCAATAAATCGAAATCAAATGGGGCCTAAGCCAACAACTGACGTATGAAGAAATTGTGATGTTTTCGGATGAACTCAAGCATATCCTCTTTTCCGAACAGTCAAATCTATCCTTTTGTGAGAATACagttaaagaaaagaaagagaggaaagaAAAGGCCGAAACCAAAAGGAATACCAACCAGCCCAAACCAACCAAGAGATGGGCTCGGCCCAACCAATGCTTCCAGGCCCAAAACAACGGACCACTACTGCCTTGCCTCCCTGGTCCAAAATAACGGAATCCGAGGAGACGTAGGGGCCACGTGTACATATCCTCTACCCCCACCTCGCTCTCCTCCTTTCTCCTTCGTATTTTCCTCCTAGTTCGTCTTCACTTCCCGCCCGAGCGAGCGAGCACGCAGCAATGGTGGCGTCACCGTGACCTTCCGGCCGCGAGCGCCACCGGAGGAAGCTTCCACGGCCGCAAAGGTGAGCCGACCTCTCCGCCTCGGTCCCTCGGATCGAGTGAGTCACTCTCCGTCGAGTTTTGAATGTTTGAATCTCTTCTGCGACTTCTCGAATAGTATTctaacgattttttttttgggagggtggggattttttttttcggtgcTTGTTTAATCAAAGCTTGCTATTtggtacttttttttctttgttggatTGATGATCGCTTTTGTGTGGGAGAGGTTCGAACGTGTCCGGAATTTTATCGTTTctgaaggttttttttttgttttttagatCCTGATCTGTTGTTCGAGGTTTTTGGATTTTACGAATAGTATATGTGTGCTTTACTTGTGCTATCCTGATGTGATGACGCCATTTCGCTGACGATTTGTgccgtttttttaaaaaaaaatttattcgATTCCCCAATCGAAGAAATCCACAGGAAACCAATATTATTTGGACTTGCGTATTAATCGCGAGCTAGTAACCGCCTGATTGGCCGCATGCGCCATCGAGAGAAAATTGGGGAttattttttcaagtttttttttcaacactAGTGACCCTAATTTTCGGTTCGATATTTGAAATTTCCCCATCCGAAATTTTCTCTTCCTTAAATTTCGCCGTCTCGAGGATTTAACACTAGAGACCCTAATTTTGCTGCTCAGGCGAAGgattgggggaggggggggggggggcgtcgTGATGGACCTCGAtttcgtcgccgcctcgccggccggaAGCAGGTGGATGGCCgagtcggcggcgcggcggcggcagcagcgccgcttctcgtcgccgtcgctgagGGCCTACCTCACGCCGGCcttcgacgccgtcgccgccggcgtggacGGCGTCTCCCCGTActccggctccgcgtcgtcgtcgggcgGGATGGACCTCGGGCTCGACGACTCGCTCCTCCGCTACCGCCGCGCCTGCTTCTCCTCCGCGGCCACCACCGACCTGgaccaccgcctcctcgtctactcGCCGCAGTCCGCGCCGGtgtacccgccgccgccggccggcgacgtggtggTTGCTGGAGGTTGTCGGTATGACTCCAAGCGACAGGTACGCACTGTATTTGCTCTCGAGATCCAGTTTCGCTCGCATTTCGGGTCAATCGGATAAAAATATGACGATCTGATTTGGTTGCAAAAAAATCACGACTGATCACTGATGTACTCTAGTATCTTTGTTAATGCCATGATTTGGCATTGCAGTAGCTTTATTGTTGATTCCATGATTCGGATATTTCATTCCTTCTATCTTAAATgggaggagaaaagaaaaaaactggtGCCGAACTCTGGATCATTAGGAGCTTAGGATAGAAGTGTATATGCTTCTGCAGGCAATTCATGCTTCATTACAGATGTAGTACGATTTTAAGTCCAACTGTGAAGTAGTGATTGATGAGATAGAAAACAGGAAACAGATTACTATAGTACATCAGGTCAACTAATTTTAGTACTGTTCTACATAAATGTTGTATGGTACATGTAGGCCACACCCTTAATGGCATTTGTGTCTCCAATACATCTTTTGCATCAGATTAATTAACATGTAACTGTTTATGTTTAATTGTGGCGTTGATAGATTAATTAAAGTAGATGTTGTTGTTTTCATTATTCTGTATGATGGGATTTGATTATGCATTTAATAAGGCGATAACCGGTTAGCATACATAACATTCATTCTAGGTGGTGCATGCCTTTGTGAGATGTGTGCTTGTAATGTCCTGTTAACATTTTCAGTCATTTCAGAAATATAGTGTACTACTagaatttttagaaaaagagtGGGAGAATTCTGTTTGTGCTTAAGTAACCCTCTGTTTCAATAGTGAGAAATAGTGCATAACTGTCATGTTACCTTTTGTAATCGTTCTTGCTATCCAGATAGGGATCAGAATCAGACAGTCATGATTTATCCTATAGACGTGTGTTGTCTAATCTTCTTGAAGTGGATAAACAATTTTCGATCCAGTTTTCTGTtagcttgtgcacttgcatttCTTGTTCATCACTATAGACATGTGTTGTCTAATCTTCTTGAAGTGAAGGAACAATTTTCAATCCAGTTTTCTTTTAGcttccttgtgcacttgcatacttgCTCACCACTAGTTGTCCTTGTTGCTGACCAGAGAACATTACAATTATACAAATAGAACTACTACTACAGTTTTCGACAGATATGTGTAATGACGACTTGCCAGTGTAACTTTTTAAATCTAGCCCTGCTGTTAAGCTTCACCGTGGGATTTTTCCTTCTCATTTTTCTTAACGGATGCCTTATGTTTTACGAGCTTAGAAACAATTTCTTTTTCAGTGTAATTGATAAGTCGGGATTTGTGATACAGGACACATTATCTCCAGTTATTTATACTATGCTATTCTTTTCATCATCCATTACCTGATTTGTTCTATGAAATGGTTGGCATGTTTCTTCAGCTTCATTGTTCAATTAAATCTATTGGTAGCACGCTATATGGTTTACAAACATCATTGTTTCAGGGCACTTGTATTGCTAACACCATTATT
The window above is part of the Oryza sativa Japonica Group chromosome 7, ASM3414082v1 genome. Proteins encoded here:
- the LOC4343978 gene encoding uncharacterized protein, yielding MDLDFVAASPAGSRWMAESAARRRQQRRFSSPSLRAYLTPAFDAVAAGVDGVSPYSGSASSSGGMDLGLDDSLLRYRRACFSSAATTDLDHRLLVYSPQSAPVYPPPPAGDVVVAGGCRYDSKRQAGGQTGAPGYQDFNDISSLFSPWQPSADHPTATARGIPNKPPADIRSREDTVIQAARAELSTPKPDEATTPSAQPASAQAEPIEEDEELIIQTLYGQSNGRRLPIFRSICPE